GCGGCGGCCTGGGTATTGGCCTGACGCTGGTGCGCAAGCTGATCCAGCTCCACGGCGGCGAGGTGACGGCGCGAAGCAACGGCCCCGGCCACGGCAGCGAGTTCGTGGTGAAGCTGCCCCTGGACCCCACGATGGGCGAGTCCGCGCCCGCGCGCGACGCGGTGGACCTCCGCCGCGGCCGGCGCGTCCTGGTGGTGGAGGACAACTCGGACGCGCGTCAGGCCATGCGCGACCTGCTGGAGCTGTGGGGCCACCAGGTGGCGGTGGCGCCGGACGGCCTCCAGGGCGTGGCGCTCGCGGTGGCGCAGCCGCCCGAGCTGGCGCTGGTGGACATCGGCCTGCCAGGGCTGGACGGCTACCGGGTGGCGCAGACGCTGCGCGCCCAGGTGGGCAATCACATCCGGCTGGTGGCCATGACGGGCTACGGCAGCCCCGAGGGACGGGACCAGGCACTGCGCGCCGGGTTCGACCGGCATCTGGTCAAGCCCGTGAAGCCTGACGAGCTGAACCGACTCCTCTCCGAGCTGTGAGGGATTGAAGCGGCGGAGGCTCAGCGGCGGTTCAGCGCGTTGGCCACCAGCCCCAACAGCTTCACCTTCGCGGGCTCCAGCGGACGCACGGTGCGCAGCAGGCGCCGGACCTCGGGGCGCTCCTGCGGCGAGGTGGGCGGCTCACCGGGACGCGCGCCCCCGTTGACGGCGTTCGCGGAGAGCCCCAGGAGCTCATCCGCTGAGACGTGGAGCT
This genomic window from Myxococcus virescens contains:
- a CDS encoding helix-turn-helix transcriptional regulator, which codes for MDKKLATTIGAAARVARTRLELTQADVAERIDVATEVYGRLERGGMLPSVQTLLKLCHELHVSADELLGLSANAVNGGARPGEPPTSPQERPEVRRLLRTVRPLEPAKVKLLGLVANALNRR